GACCACCGGACCCGTTGGACAGCACGTACAGCTCGGTGAACACGCGCATAGCACTGACCGTGATCAGCACACTGACCAGGAACATGGCCCCGCGCACGCCGGGGATCGTGACCGAGAACAGTCGGCGCAGACCGTTCGCGCCGTCCATCGCGGCGGCCTCGTGCAGCTCACGGCCGACGTTCCCGAGCGCCGCGAGGTAGACCACCATGTAGTAGCCCAGGCCCTTCCACACGGTCAGGAGCACGGCGGTGAGGATCAGCCCCCAGCGGCTCGCGAGGAACGGGATGGGTTCCTGGATCAGGCCGATGAACTCGAGCGTCTCGTTGATGATGCCGCGGGAGTCGAACAGCCAGGTCCAGATCAGGCCGACCACCACCACGGAGGCGATGACCGGGAAGTAGAAGGAGGTGCGGAAGGCGGAGATGCCCGGGATCTGCTTCTCCACCAGCAGCGCCAGCAGCAGCGGCAGGAAGGTGAGGAAGGGGACGCTGAGCACCACATAGGCGAGGCTCGTCACGATGGCGTTCCAGAAGCGCTGGTCACCGAGCAGGTCCAGGTAGTTCTCCAGGCCCACGAAACTGCCTCCGGTCAGCGGCCGGGCATCGGTGAACGACAGCACGATGGTGTTGAGGAACGGCCACAGGGCGAACACGATGACCCAGATCAGGGCCGGTGCCACGAGGACCCACGGGATGTACCAGCGGAACGCGCGCATGCGAGAACACTCCTTCGCGTCGACCTGTTCGAGCCGCACGGTGGGGATGCGACCCCTCGGTCGCATCGGGGAAAGCGAGTACCGGTCCCACGACGGGGCGCGGGACCGGGTCTCCGGTATCAGGCGAGGTTCTGGTTGCCGTACTCGACAGCGGCGTCGAGGGCGGCCTGCGCCGTGATCTCGCCCAGCATCGCCTTGGCCATCTGCTGGACGAGGTTGGTATTCATGTCCTCCGTCCACAGCACGTTCGTGGTGTCCACGGCGGTGTCCATCGACTCCGAGGCGACCTGGACCGCCTCGTTCTGCAGCTCGATATCGCTGGCCTCCGCGAACGTCGAGGGATCGGCGGCGGCCTCCTGGGTGCCGGGAAGGAATCCCTGGGCGAGGGTGCAGAACGCGATCTGGTTCTCGTTGTTGGTGAGGAACTCGGCGAAGGCCAGGGCCGTCGCCGGGATCGCCGACTTCTTCGAGACGCAGATGCCCTGGACGAACAGCGGAGGCTTGCCGAACCGCGGGCTCACGGTGGTGGCCTCGAGGAGGGAGGGCGCCTCCTTCTTGAGGTCGCCGGCGAAGGAGGAGGTGGCGGTGGTCCACAGGACCTTGCCCTGCTTGTACAGCGCGGCGTTGCCGGTGTAGTCGTTGTTCAGGACCTCCGCGGGCATCGCCCCGTCGGCGTAGAGGTCGACGTACTTCTGCAGCAGCGCGGCATTCTCCGCGGTGTTGAAGGTGAACTCACCCTCCTCGGAGGTGATCACGAACTCCGGCATGTTCGAGATGACCGGGTTCTCGCTGCCCTCGTCGTGCACGCGGCGGGCGAGCTCGAACATCTCGTCGAGGGAGGTGGGCAGGGAGGCCTCGTCGATGCCGAAGCCGGAGAGCTCACCGAGGTTCCACCAGTTCATGTCCGTCCCCAGGTACCAGGGGAACCCGAAGGAGCCTTCCACCTCCGGGAACTGGTAGCCCTCGACGGCACCGGGCACATAGGTCGAGGAGAGCTCGGGGACCGCCTTGGCCAGGTCGAGCAGGAAGTCGGTCGAGGCCAGGGGGTAGGCCAGGTTCGGCGGGAGGTTGATGACATCGGGGAGCGCCTCGGAGTTCGCCTGGGCCAGGACCTTGTCCTGGTAGCCCTCCCCGGGCTGGTCCATCCAGTTCACGGTGGTGCCCGGGTACTTGTCCTGGAAGTCCTGGATGACCTGCTCGAAGAAGGGCGTGAACTTCTCGTTCTTCAGCGACCACGACTGGAAGGTGATCTCCCCGGTGATCTCCCCCGACGCGGCCTGCTCGGCGACGTCGTCGCTGTTCCCGCCGCCGCCGGAGAGCCCGCATCCTGCCAGAGTGGCAGCGGCGGCTCCGGAGCCGGCTGCGAGGAATGTGCGTCGGGTAGCTGACATGACTGGACCTCTTCTGTGGTGCACAGCTCTTCAACAGCGTGCGTGGACCGCGCGATGGGGAGGAGACTCCCGAGAGCCTGGAACTAAAGCGCTAAAGTGATCGTGGCACCCCGCCTGCCGCCTGTCAACACCCGCGCCGTCCGGGCGCGTCGGACCGACAGCCTGGGGCGGCCTTCCGCCCCAGGCCACCGGGGCTTCGGACGCAGAGAGCGGCGCCGGGGCTCCCGCAGGATCCCCGGCGCCGTCGTGCATGTCACCTCAGAAGCGGACGCGCACGCTCGTGATCTCGAAGGGCTTCAGCGCGAGAGCCATCGACGAGCCCTCCGCAGCGGCGGCCCGATGCCCCAGCGGGGACTCCTCGGTCAGCGGCCGCTCGAGCAGGTCCACCACCGTCAACGACGTCGCTCCGGGCACCTCGAGCGTCTCCGCGGTGCGGCGCCCCGCGGACTCGTACAGCCGGACCACGAGGTCCCCCGAGCGGTCCTCGGCGAGCTTGACGGTCTGGATCCGGGCGCTGCCCTGGCCGCCCTCGGACGCCGCGAGGCGCGCCACCGGCGCGAGCTCCTCCGCCCGGTGGAGCCGGCGCAGGGGCTGGTTGAGCTCCTCGCCGAGATCCACCGCGTCCCCGAGGTCGGCGTCCGGACGGATCGCGTAGCGCAGGGAGTACTGCCCCTCCTCGGCCAGGGGATCCGGGAACTCCGCCGCCCGCAGCACCGTCGCGCGGACCACCGTGGTGGTCCCGCCGTCGTCCTCCCGCAGCACACGCCGCACGTCGTGCCCGTAGGAGGAGTCATTGGCCAGCGCGATGCCGTAATCCGACTCGGCCACACGCACCCAGCGATGAGCGCAGGTCTCGAACCGGCCGAAGTCCTCGTTGGTGTTCACGGGGATGGGCCGGTCGATGTGGCCGAACTGGATCTCGCTGCTCATGACGGCGGCACGGACATCCAGCGGGAAGGCCAGCTTGAGCACCTTCTTGCGTTCGTGCCAGTCGACGTCGAGATCGATGCCGAGGGCGTCGGCGCCGGGAGCGACCGAGTACGTCAGCGTGATGCGTGATCCGGTCCCGATCGACGGCATCCCCTCGTGGGGCCGCTCGACGGCGCCGTCCTCGCGGGTGCGGTGGGTGACGGAGATGCGCACGGTGCCGTCCTGCTCGTGCCTGACCTCGGGGGCGTCCTCGGCCACCAGGTCGCGGTGGACGTGACGGTAGAACTCGTCGATGTCCCAGGAGTCCCAGGCGTTGGGTGCGTCCCGGTGCAGCTGGAGCAGGGCCCCGGAGGCACCCGGGGCGATCGCCTCCCGGCCGTCGGCGCCGGCGCGCAGCGAGGTGAGCAGCCCGCGCTCGTCGATCTCGACGTGGAGCTCGGGCGTGGTCACGGTGAGCATGCCGCCCGCCTCGCGCACCGTCGGCGCGGCGCTCGGACCGCTCGCGGCGGCGATCGCCAGCGGCGCGACGCCCTGGCGCGGTCGGGACGCCGCGTTCGCGGTCGCGAGGGTGTCGGAGCCGTCATCGAGCGCGTCGAGCGCGGCCGCGACCAGTGCCTCGCCCCGCTCGGTGATGTAGTCGTAGGACTGCTCGGCCTCGCGATGCACCCAGGCGATCGACGAGCCCGGCAGGATGTCGTGGAACTGCAGCAGCAGCAGCTTGTCCCACAGAGAATCGATCTCCTCGTAGGGGTAGGCGAAGCCCTCGACCAGGCGAGCCGCGGTGGCGCTCCAGAGCTCGACGTCGTGCATCAGCACCTCGGTGCGGCGGTTGCCCTGCTTGCCGAGGATCTGCGAGGAGTACGTGCCGCGGTGCAGCTCGAGGTAGAGCTCCCCGTTCCAGACGGGAGCATCCGCATACTCCTCGCGGGCACGGGTGAAGAAGTCCTGCGACGTGGACCACTCGACCTTCGGCGCGCCCTCGAGATCCGCGAAGCGCTCCTGGGAGGCGAGCATCTCGCGGGTGGGGCCACCGCCCCCGTCCCCCCAGCCGGTCGGGGTCAGACCGAGGTGGCTGGCGCCCTTGTCCTTGAAGTTCTTCTCGAAGTAGGCGAGCTCGGCGGCGGTGAGCTGGCCGTTGTAGGCGTCGATGGGTGGGAAGTGGGTGAACTGCGTGGTCCCGTCGATGCCCTCCCACTGGAAGCTGTGGTGGGGGAAGGTCGAGTACTGGTTCCAGGACACCTTCTGGGTGAGGAAGGAGTCGTTGCCCGCGAGCGCGCAGATCTGCGGCAGCGCGGCGGAGTAGCCGAAGGAGTCCGGCAGCCAGGTCTCCTTGGTCTCGAACCCGAACTCCTCGAGGAAGAACTTCTTGCCGTGGAGGAACTGGCGGGCCATGGCCTCGGACCCGGGCATGTTCGTGTCGGACTCGACCCACATGCCGCCCACCGGCACGAAGCGGCCCGCGGCCACGTGCTGCGCGATGCGGCGGAACAGACCGGGGTACTCGTCGCGGATCCATTGGAACTGCTGCGCCGAGGAGCACGAGAAGACCAGCTGCGGGTAGTGCTCGAGCAGCCAGCAGACGTTGGAGAAGGTCCGGGCGCACTTGCGCTTGGTCTCCCGCAGCGGCCACAGCCAGGCGGAGTCGATGTGGGCGTGGCCGGTCGCGATGACGGTCAGCGCTGAGGCGTTGGCCGGGGCCTCGAGCACGCCGCGCAGCCGGGCGCGCGCCTCCGGTGCCGTCCCGTGCAGGTCATCGGGATCCGCAGCATCCAGGGCCGTCCCCAGGGCGTGCAGGATGTCGAAGCGGCGGGCGGACTGCTCGGGCAGGGTGTGCATGAGTCCGTTCAGCGCGGTCACGTCCTGCTCGAGCTCCCAGACCGCCGTCGAGCGCCAGGCCAGGCGCAGCATGGTGAGGTCGTAGATGGGGTCCTCGCCGGCGGTCGTCTTGTCCCCCAGCGCGGTGGTGGCGAAGGTCCAGTCGCCGGGCACGTTGGGGTTCGCGGCGCACTCGAGGTAGAGATCGACCTCCTGGCCGGCCTCGAGGGTGAGGTACTGGTTGAAGGGGTTGATCGCCTTGACGGTCTCCCCCTCGGGGGTCCAGATCAGCGCCTCGGCCTGGAAGCCGGGCATGTTCGTGAAGGACAGGTCGAGCTGGAGCTCGATGTCGCGGTCCTCGCCGGCGGTCCAGGAGCTCGGCACCTGGCCCGTGACGTGCAGCCACAGGGTCGACCAGGGGCGACCCCAGCGGTCGCCGACGGACACGGGGGTGTACCTCTGGCGCCGGGCCTCCTCGAAGGGGACCGGCTCGTCCGGCACCTCCCAGGCCTCGATGGTCAGCGGCGCGGTGGCCAGGTGGCGGCGCGCCGGCAGCATTTCGCGGAGGAACCGGCGGACCCGATCCTCGCTGGTGGGACGGTTGTCGTGCATGAGAGCTCCTCGAAGAGCGTTGGGAGAGCGCCGGAGGCGGCCGCTGACCGGGCATAAAGCGGTTGAGGAAGCGTAGCACCGCCACGGTGCCGGCTGCTGCTCGCCCCGTCTCTGCCGGGGCTGCTCGGCCCGGGCTGCTCAGCCCGCGCCCCCTTCCGCGTCCTGCTCGCGCCGCATGTCTGCCAGCAGGGTGTTCATGAAGTCGTGCACATCCTCGAAGCTCAGCGAACGCTCGTCGCGACGGGGCGGTATACCGCCCACGAAGGCCCCGCCGTGCCAGGCCATCGAGTCGTCCGGAAGCGTCGGGTCATCGTCCTGCCACAGGTCGATGGGGACCGCGTGGGCGGCCAGGTCGCGGGCGACCTCGTCCGCCTGCGCGGGGCTGCCGGAGCGCTGCAGCACGGAGACCAGCAGCGACTGCGCGGCCCAGGCGATCGCGTCGTCCGCGCCGTCCTGACCGGGATCGATCGACTCCTGGACCAGTGCGAGGTAGCTCGCGGCGAGCTCGTCCGCACCGTCCTGGTGATGGTCCTTCGCGACCCGCAGCGCGACCTGCGGCACGAGGTCCCGGGCGTCGAAGAGCACTGCGGCGCCCACGAGCGCCATGCCCACCCCGGTCGGGAAGTCCGGATCCAGGGCCAGCGCGGTGGACGGGCCGCGCCCGGCGCGCCGATCGTCATCGGCCGCGAGGAACTCCTGGATCGAGCGCGCGATCGCTGCCCGTGCCCTGGCGTCGTCGCGCAGGACGACCTCGGCCTCGGCGGGGTCCACGCCCAGTCGGCGCGCGACGCGCGCGAAGGGGAAGTCCGGGCGGGCCAGGGCCGCGTCGCGGGTCGGAACCAGTGCGCCGGTCGTCTGTTCATCGCTCATGCCTGGACGCTACCGCTCGCGAGCCGCCTCCCGCGAGGCGCAGTCCCGGCTCAGCCGCGCAGCGCCTCCAGCGCCTGCTGCAGGTCCGCGGGGTACTGCGAGCGGTAGGTGACCTCCTGCCCGGACACCGGATGGAGGAAGGTCAGCTCCATGGCGTGCAACCACTGGCGGGTCAGCCCCACCTTCTCGGAGAGCGTCGGGTCCGCCCCGTAGAACGGATCACCCACCAGCGGATGGTGCAGTGCGGACAGGTGCACCCGGATCTGGTGGGTGCGGCCGGTCTCCAGGCCGATCTTCAGCAGGGTCGCGCCCTGGAGGCCCTCGAGGGTCTCGTAGTGGGTGACCGAGTGCTTGCCGTCGTGGCGCACCGCGAACTTGAAGTCATGCTGCGGGGAGCGGCCGATGGGCGCCTCGATGGTGCCGCGCGGCTGGTCCGGGGTGCCCTGACAGACCGCGTGGTAGACCTTCCCGACCTCCCGGGCGCGGAAGGCGTCCTTGAGGGTGGTGTAGGCGCGCTCGGTGCGGGCGACGACCATCAGCCCGCTGGTGCCCACGTCCAGGCGGCTGACGATGCCCTGCCGCTCCGGGTCGCCGGTGGTGCGGATCTCGACCCCGGCGGCGGCCAGGTGCCCCAGCACGGTGGGGCCCCGCCAGCCGGCGCTGGGATGCGCGGCGACACCCACGGGCTTGTCGATCACCACGATGTCCTCGTCCTGATGGATCAGGCTCATGCCCTCGGCGATCTGCGGGCGCACCTCGGCGGCGGGCTTCTCGTCGGGCAGCTCGACGCGGACCACCGCTCCGGGCTCGAGCCGGGTGGAGCGGGCCGGCATCTCGCCGTCGACGAGCACGTGCCCGGCCATCACCAGATCGGCGGCGCGGGTGCGGGACAGGCCCAGCATCCGCGAGACGCCCACATCGACCCGCTCACCGGCGAGGCCGTCGGGGACCAGCAGGGTGCGGGAGGCGCTCACCGCGGCTCCTCGGGGGTCGTGTCCCGGCTCTCCTGGGACTCCGGTGCCGGAGCATCGGCGGCGGGATCGGCGGCGACGCCGAACAGCCCCAGGGCGATGATCAGGATCGCTCCGCCCACCACGGCCATGTCGGCGATGTTGAAGACCGGCCAGTGGGGCAGCTCGAGGAAGTCCACGACGGCGCCGTGGAAGGGCGCGGGATCACGCAGCAGCCGGTCGTGGATGTTGCCGAGCGCGCCGCCCAGGATGAGGCCGAGCGCGAGGGTGTATCCCGGGGAGCGGACGGCCTTCAGCGCGAAGACGATCACGCCGATGACGATGGCGATCTGCAGACCGGTGACCACCGGTGTGATCTCCGACCCCAGCCCCCAGGCCGCACCGGTGTTGTACAGCAGGGTCAGCTGCAGGAACTCACCCAGGAAGGGCTGGGGCACCAGCTCCTCCAGGTTCGCCACGGCCCAGTTCTTGGTGATCTGGTCGATCACCGCGAGCACCGCGGCGATCGCCGCCATGATCCCCAGGACCGTGCCCCGGCTCAGACGGCGGCGAGCGCCGGACCTCTCGGGCCCGGCGCTCGCCGACTCGGTGGCAGCGTTGTTCACAGACCGAAGTTCGCCTGCTTGTCCTGCGTCTCGCTGGTGTCGAGATCGCGGAGCTGGTTCTCCAGGTAGTTGCGCAGACGGTTGCGGTAGTCGCGCTCGAAGTTGCGCAGGCCCTCGATGGTCTTGTCGAGCTCGGCCTTCTTCTCCTGGAGCTCGGTGAGGGTGAGGCGGGACTTCTCCTCGGCCTCGCCCACGATCCGCTTGTGCTCGTCGTTGGCCTCGGTGATCAGGCGGTCGCGCTCGTCCTCACCGTTCTTGACGTGCTCGTCGTGCAGACGGTTCGCCAGGGCGATGATGCCGGCCGCGGACTGGTCCGGGGTCTCCTGCACGGGAGCGGCCTCGACGGCGGGCTGCGGCGCGGTGGCGGCGTCCGCGGAGGCGGTCTCCTGCACGGCGGTGTCGGCGACGACGGTGTCCTCGTCGGCCGCGACCGCGTCCGTCTCGTCCGCGGTCTCATCGGCGTCGGTGACCGGGGCGGTGTCGATGATCGCGTCGGTCTCGCCGGTCGCGGACACGTCCGCGACGGGGGCGACGGCGGTCTCGCCGGTCTCGAGCTCGGCGATGCGGTTGTGCGCCTCCTCGAGCTCCTTCTTCAGCCGCTCGTTCTCGGCGATGAGTTCCTTGAGACGAGGTTCCACGTCGTTGTCGAGGAAGTTGTCCACCTCGTCCATGTCGTAGCCCTCGGAGAACCGGACGGGGGTGAACCGCTGATTCTGCAGGTCTTCGGGCATCAGAGCCATGGGTCACCTTTTCCTAGTGATTACGTCAGAAGCGCGGTGCGCGCAGTGCCGTCAGCCTAGCGGATGCCGCGGAACTTCCCGAACCGGAAGGTCGTCACATCGCCAGGCTGCCGAGGACCCGCAGCAGGATCCATCCGACGATCAGCAGGAGCATCAGGCTCAGGTCCAGGGAGACGGCGCCGATGCGCAGCGGCGGGATCAGGCGCCGGAGCCCCTTCACCGGCGGGTCGGTCAGCGTGTAGACGACCTCGAACAGCACGAGCACCAGTCCCGAGGGCCGGTACTCCCTCGCGTAGGACTGGATCCATTCGAGCACCAGTCGCGCGATGAGCACGATCAGATATATCAGGACTGCGAGGTACAGCGCTCCCGCGATGAGCTGCACGGGATCTCAGCTCTGGTTGTAGAAGCTGCCCTCGTCGGCAGAGCTGTCTCCGTCGACCTGGACGAACTCCGGGGAGAGCAGGAACACCTTGGAGGTGACGCGCTCGATGGTCCCGCGCAGACCGAACACCAGGCCCGCCGAGAAGTCGACCATGCGCTTGGCGTCGCCGTCCTGCATGTCCGTGAGGTTCATGATGACCGGCACGCCGTCACGGAACGACTCGCCGATCGCCTTCGCGTCGTTGTAGGACCGCGGATGGATCGTGGTGATGCGGTGCATCGACTCCTCCACTGCCGGGGCCATCGAGACCACGTTGGAAT
The window above is part of the Brachybacterium vulturis genome. Proteins encoded here:
- a CDS encoding cell division protein SepF, translating into MGNWRNAMVALGLANEVDDEYYEDERLRHDEAVAAPRRTERGPEPAPDREAQVTPIRQHSNVVSMAPAVEESMHRITTIHPRSYNDAKAIGESFRDGVPVIMNLTDMQDGDAKRMVDFSAGLVFGLRGTIERVTSKVFLLSPEFVQVDGDSSADEGSFYNQS
- a CDS encoding RluA family pseudouridine synthase is translated as MSASRTLLVPDGLAGERVDVGVSRMLGLSRTRAADLVMAGHVLVDGEMPARSTRLEPGAVVRVELPDEKPAAEVRPQIAEGMSLIHQDEDIVVIDKPVGVAAHPSAGWRGPTVLGHLAAAGVEIRTTGDPERQGIVSRLDVGTSGLMVVARTERAYTTLKDAFRAREVGKVYHAVCQGTPDQPRGTIEAPIGRSPQHDFKFAVRHDGKHSVTHYETLEGLQGATLLKIGLETGRTHQIRVHLSALHHPLVGDPFYGADPTLSEKVGLTRQWLHAMELTFLHPVSGQEVTYRSQYPADLQQALEALRG
- a CDS encoding alpha-mannosidase; amino-acid sequence: MHDNRPTSEDRVRRFLREMLPARRHLATAPLTIEAWEVPDEPVPFEEARRQRYTPVSVGDRWGRPWSTLWLHVTGQVPSSWTAGEDRDIELQLDLSFTNMPGFQAEALIWTPEGETVKAINPFNQYLTLEAGQEVDLYLECAANPNVPGDWTFATTALGDKTTAGEDPIYDLTMLRLAWRSTAVWELEQDVTALNGLMHTLPEQSARRFDILHALGTALDAADPDDLHGTAPEARARLRGVLEAPANASALTVIATGHAHIDSAWLWPLRETKRKCARTFSNVCWLLEHYPQLVFSCSSAQQFQWIRDEYPGLFRRIAQHVAAGRFVPVGGMWVESDTNMPGSEAMARQFLHGKKFFLEEFGFETKETWLPDSFGYSAALPQICALAGNDSFLTQKVSWNQYSTFPHHSFQWEGIDGTTQFTHFPPIDAYNGQLTAAELAYFEKNFKDKGASHLGLTPTGWGDGGGGPTREMLASQERFADLEGAPKVEWSTSQDFFTRAREEYADAPVWNGELYLELHRGTYSSQILGKQGNRRTEVLMHDVELWSATAARLVEGFAYPYEEIDSLWDKLLLLQFHDILPGSSIAWVHREAEQSYDYITERGEALVAAALDALDDGSDTLATANAASRPRQGVAPLAIAAASGPSAAPTVREAGGMLTVTTPELHVEIDERGLLTSLRAGADGREAIAPGASGALLQLHRDAPNAWDSWDIDEFYRHVHRDLVAEDAPEVRHEQDGTVRISVTHRTREDGAVERPHEGMPSIGTGSRITLTYSVAPGADALGIDLDVDWHERKKVLKLAFPLDVRAAVMSSEIQFGHIDRPIPVNTNEDFGRFETCAHRWVRVAESDYGIALANDSSYGHDVRRVLREDDGGTTTVVRATVLRAAEFPDPLAEEGQYSLRYAIRPDADLGDAVDLGEELNQPLRRLHRAEELAPVARLAASEGGQGSARIQTVKLAEDRSGDLVVRLYESAGRRTAETLEVPGATSLTVVDLLERPLTEESPLGHRAAAAEGSSMALALKPFEITSVRVRF
- the lspA gene encoding signal peptidase II, with product MNNAATESASAGPERSGARRRLSRGTVLGIMAAIAAVLAVIDQITKNWAVANLEELVPQPFLGEFLQLTLLYNTGAAWGLGSEITPVVTGLQIAIVIGVIVFALKAVRSPGYTLALGLILGGALGNIHDRLLRDPAPFHGAVVDFLELPHWPVFNIADMAVVGGAILIIALGLFGVAADPAADAPAPESQESRDTTPEEPR
- a CDS encoding carbohydrate ABC transporter permease, with amino-acid sequence MRAFRWYIPWVLVAPALIWVIVFALWPFLNTIVLSFTDARPLTGGSFVGLENYLDLLGDQRFWNAIVTSLAYVVLSVPFLTFLPLLLALLVEKQIPGISAFRTSFYFPVIASVVVVGLIWTWLFDSRGIINETLEFIGLIQEPIPFLASRWGLILTAVLLTVWKGLGYYMVVYLAALGNVGRELHEAAAMDGANGLRRLFSVTIPGVRGAMFLVSVLITVSAMRVFTELYVLSNGSGGPGGAAASVVMLVQQTGSGLQGRLGYASAVSVALFLLTIGPLLLVAYLNRGEKPAKEA
- a CDS encoding DivIVA domain-containing protein — translated: MALMPEDLQNQRFTPVRFSEGYDMDEVDNFLDNDVEPRLKELIAENERLKKELEEAHNRIAELETGETAVAPVADVSATGETDAIIDTAPVTDADETADETDAVAADEDTVVADTAVQETASADAATAPQPAVEAAPVQETPDQSAAGIIALANRLHDEHVKNGEDERDRLITEANDEHKRIVGEAEEKSRLTLTELQEKKAELDKTIEGLRNFERDYRNRLRNYLENQLRDLDTSETQDKQANFGL
- a CDS encoding ABC transporter substrate-binding protein, with protein sequence MSATRRTFLAAGSGAAAATLAGCGLSGGGGNSDDVAEQAASGEITGEITFQSWSLKNEKFTPFFEQVIQDFQDKYPGTTVNWMDQPGEGYQDKVLAQANSEALPDVINLPPNLAYPLASTDFLLDLAKAVPELSSTYVPGAVEGYQFPEVEGSFGFPWYLGTDMNWWNLGELSGFGIDEASLPTSLDEMFELARRVHDEGSENPVISNMPEFVITSEEGEFTFNTAENAALLQKYVDLYADGAMPAEVLNNDYTGNAALYKQGKVLWTTATSSFAGDLKKEAPSLLEATTVSPRFGKPPLFVQGICVSKKSAIPATALAFAEFLTNNENQIAFCTLAQGFLPGTQEAAADPSTFAEASDIELQNEAVQVASESMDTAVDTTNVLWTEDMNTNLVQQMAKAMLGEITAQAALDAAVEYGNQNLA
- a CDS encoding YggT family protein, which gives rise to MQLIAGALYLAVLIYLIVLIARLVLEWIQSYAREYRPSGLVLVLFEVVYTLTDPPVKGLRRLIPPLRIGAVSLDLSLMLLLIVGWILLRVLGSLAM